In one Salvelinus fontinalis isolate EN_2023a chromosome 16, ASM2944872v1, whole genome shotgun sequence genomic region, the following are encoded:
- the LOC129812904 gene encoding protein TMED8-like isoform X2, giving the protein MDGTNDTEGSRQPAEVKQQSPAGQQAMGGDVEESNSSGNSQNPGERKAQMPPLKPPSTWTSMAMKELKAKLRLEKDSVVTVKRGNIMTVHVPTVPEGKQVCWEFATDSNDIAFGIYFDWTPVTSQAITVHISESSDDEEEENQLEGLINTGDVEKGSKSLANSNIGEILPVYRLDSHIAVQGGSHEYPGEGTYLLKFNNSYSLWRNKTLYYRVYYSA; this is encoded by the exons ATGGATGGAACCAATGACACAGAGGGATCCAGACAGCCAGCTGAG gttaaacaACAGTCTCCTGCCGGGCAGCAGGCCATGGGGGGAGATGTTGAGGAGAGCAACAGCAGTGGGAATAGCCAGAACCCTGGAGAGAGAAAAG CCCAAATGCCACCGCTGAAGCCTCCCTCCACGTGGACCTCCATGGCGATGAAGGAGCTTAAGGCCAAGCTGCGACTGGAGAAGGACAGTGTGGTGACAGTGAAACGAGGAAACATTATGACAGTGCATGTGCCCACCGTTCCTGAGGGAAAGCAGGTGTGCTGGGAGTTTGCCACAGATAGCAATGACATAGCCTTTGGAATCTACTTTGACTGGACCCCTGTCACCAGCCAGGCCATCACGGTCCACATCAGTGAGTCcagtgatgatgaagaggaggaaaatcAGCTAGAAG GACTTATCAACACAGGGGATGTTGAGAAGGGTTCTAAATCATTGGCCAACTCCAACATAGGGGAAATCTTACCTGTGTATCGTCTGGACAGTCACATTGCAGTGCAAGGTGGCAGTCACGAGTATCCAGGAGAAGGCACTTACCTTCTGAAGTTTAATAACTCATACTCACTATGGCGAAATAAGACTCTGTACTACAGAGTGTATTACAGTGCCTGA
- the LOC129812904 gene encoding protein TMED8-like isoform X3 yields the protein MDGTNDTEGSRQPAEVKQQSPAGQQAMGGDVEESNSSGNSQNPGERKVCGCALAQMPPLKPPSTWTSMAMKELKAKLRLEKDSVVTVKRGNIMTVHVPTVPEGKQVCWEFATDSNDIAFGIYFDWTPVTSQAITVHISESSDDEEEENQLEE from the exons ATGGATGGAACCAATGACACAGAGGGATCCAGACAGCCAGCTGAG gttaaacaACAGTCTCCTGCCGGGCAGCAGGCCATGGGGGGAGATGTTGAGGAGAGCAACAGCAGTGGGAATAGCCAGAACCCTGGAGAGAGAAAAG TCTGTGGTTGTGCTCTAGCCCAAATGCCACCGCTGAAGCCTCCCTCCACGTGGACCTCCATGGCGATGAAGGAGCTTAAGGCCAAGCTGCGACTGGAGAAGGACAGTGTGGTGACAGTGAAACGAGGAAACATTATGACAGTGCATGTGCCCACCGTTCCTGAGGGAAAGCAGGTGTGCTGGGAGTTTGCCACAGATAGCAATGACATAGCCTTTGGAATCTACTTTGACTGGACCCCTGTCACCAGCCAGGCCATCACGGTCCACATCAGTGAGTCcagtgatgatgaagaggaggaaaatcAGCTAGAAG agtga
- the zgc:163014 gene encoding uncharacterized protein zgc:163014 yields the protein MGRLHFFVLWSLNDAPRQFISKSNRQYHQVHVPLPLPKQLVVFSLGEWRFLSSETTISVDVLVSQDVKPQRIGTLSDQTRCLTWEGDWNADLVQEATEKGRRGVYGKVLLTVCGENEASFISNTPRVPRKHSSPVAHNSHLSHTLLNTSGSQRITTPNSSHLGDSICYAELKAIKTEINDSTLSEKPCISLTDKTPRRTVIGKRGRIAWSPEIIPQEHTGRASSPPKIKLSRENSVEKTGMKTNCRAVCPSKRWSHTMCLSDPETAIVIGGEASDQTHCEDSLWKLEIDNDFWFPMNSSTSGPVPPCAHGHSATYDPDSKVVYVYGGLREGQRYSDLYILNTLTWKWKLVTARGDIPMLAYHSATIYKKELFVFGGVHPSRCPGGKVCSNALYIFNPEFELWYQPIVEGDRPLPRFGHTTTLLSNQLLIFGGRKTATYLNDLHILDLGFMEYTAVKYENTPPLPRGYHAALPVSDNRMLVSGGCSAVGALQDVHIFNTDTSMWQSVVSPLLCARPRAGHSVINLGGSIISDADKQKQGEYANIHCTLLVFGGSDCAGTFYNKTMKCTVEIPVE from the exons ATGGGACGGTTACATTTTTTCGTCCTCTGGTCGTTAAACGATGCACCCCGTCAGTTTATCAG CAAATCCAATCGCCAGTACCACCAAGTCCACGTTCCATTGCCACTTCCCAAACAACTTGTTGTATTCAGTCTTGGGGAATGGCGGTTCTTATCAAGCGAGACAACCATTTCAGTTGATGTTCTGGTTAGCCAGGACGTGAAACCGCAGAGGATTGGTACATTGTCAGACCAGACAAG ATGCTTGACTTGGGAGGGAGATTGGAATGCTGACCTTGTCCAAGAGGcaacagagaaagggaggagaggagtatatGGGAAGGTTTTGCTCACTGTTTGTGGAGAG AATGAAGCCAGTTTCATCAGCAATACTCCACGTGTGCCAAGAAAACACTCCAGCCCAGTCGCGCACAACAGCCATCTCTCCCATACTCTGCTCAACACCTCTGGGAGTCAGAGG ATTACAACCCCCAACTCATCACATCTAGGAGACAGTATTTGCTATGCCGAACTCAAAGCTATCAAGACAGAAATCAATGATTCCACTTTATCTGAGAAACCCTGTATTTCGCTTACG GATAAGACCCCCAGACGGACGGTGATTGGGAAGAGGGGTCGCATCGCATGGAGCCCTGAAATTATTCCTCAGGAGCACACTGGTCGAGCATCTAGCCCCCCAAAAATAAAGCTATCTAGAGAGAACAGTGTTGAGAAGACTGGAATGAAGACCAACTGCAGAGCAG TTTGCCCATCAAAGCGCTGGAGCCACACCATGTGTCTGAGTGATCCTGAGACGGCCATTGTCATTGGAGGAGAAGCTTCTGACCAGACTCACTGCGAGGACTCCCTATGGAAACTGGAGATAG ACAATGATTTTTGGTTCCCAATGAACTCCTCCACCTCTGGACCTGTCCCACCGTGTGCCCATGGCCACTCTGCAACCTATGACCCTGATTCCAAGGTCGTCTACGTGTACGGTGGCCTGAGGGAGGGCCAGCGCTACAGCGACCTCTATATCCTCAACACTCTAACCTGGAAGTGGAAGCTTGTCACA GCAAGAGGTGATATCCCCATGTTGGCCTACCACTCTGCAACTATCTATAAGAAAGAACTCTTTGTTTTTGGGGGGGTTCACCCAAGCCGCTGTCCTGGAGGCAAAGTCTGCAGTAATGCTCTGTACATTTTTAACCCAGAGTTTGAGCTCTGGTACCAACCCATCGTCGAGGGGGACCGACCTCTACCTAGGTTTGG GCACACAACCACGCTTTTGTCCAACCAGTTGCTCATTTTTGGTGGCAGGAAGACTGCAACCTACCTAAACGACCTCCACATTTTGGATCTTG GCTTCATGGAGTACACAGCTGTGAAATATGAGAACACGCCACCACTGCCTCGAGG ATATCATGCAGCACTGCCAGTATCAGACAACAGGATGCTGGTGAGTGGCGGTTGCAGTGCTGTTGGAGCCCTGCAGGATGTTCATATCTTCAACACGG ACACCAGTATGTGGCAGTCAGTGGTCTCCCCTCTGCTCTGTGCCAGGCCTCGTGCCGGACACAGTGTGATCAATCTGGGAGGCTCTATCATCTCAGATGCTGATAAACAGAAGCAGGGGGAGTATGCCAACATCCACTGCACCCTCTTGGTGTTTGGGGGCTCTGACTGCGCTGGGACCTTCTACAATAAGACAATGAAGTGCACAGTGGAGATCCCTGTAGAATAA
- the LOC129812904 gene encoding protein TMED8-like isoform X1 yields MDGTNDTEGSRQPAEVKQQSPAGQQAMGGDVEESNSSGNSQNPGERKVCGCALAQMPPLKPPSTWTSMAMKELKAKLRLEKDSVVTVKRGNIMTVHVPTVPEGKQVCWEFATDSNDIAFGIYFDWTPVTSQAITVHISESSDDEEEENQLEGLINTGDVEKGSKSLANSNIGEILPVYRLDSHIAVQGGSHEYPGEGTYLLKFNNSYSLWRNKTLYYRVYYSA; encoded by the exons ATGGATGGAACCAATGACACAGAGGGATCCAGACAGCCAGCTGAG gttaaacaACAGTCTCCTGCCGGGCAGCAGGCCATGGGGGGAGATGTTGAGGAGAGCAACAGCAGTGGGAATAGCCAGAACCCTGGAGAGAGAAAAG TCTGTGGTTGTGCTCTAGCCCAAATGCCACCGCTGAAGCCTCCCTCCACGTGGACCTCCATGGCGATGAAGGAGCTTAAGGCCAAGCTGCGACTGGAGAAGGACAGTGTGGTGACAGTGAAACGAGGAAACATTATGACAGTGCATGTGCCCACCGTTCCTGAGGGAAAGCAGGTGTGCTGGGAGTTTGCCACAGATAGCAATGACATAGCCTTTGGAATCTACTTTGACTGGACCCCTGTCACCAGCCAGGCCATCACGGTCCACATCAGTGAGTCcagtgatgatgaagaggaggaaaatcAGCTAGAAG GACTTATCAACACAGGGGATGTTGAGAAGGGTTCTAAATCATTGGCCAACTCCAACATAGGGGAAATCTTACCTGTGTATCGTCTGGACAGTCACATTGCAGTGCAAGGTGGCAGTCACGAGTATCCAGGAGAAGGCACTTACCTTCTGAAGTTTAATAACTCATACTCACTATGGCGAAATAAGACTCTGTACTACAGAGTGTATTACAGTGCCTGA